A genomic region of Cryptococcus gattii WM276 chromosome F, complete sequence contains the following coding sequences:
- a CDS encoding Hypothetical protein (Similar to TIGR gene model, INSD accession AAW44105.1; CNF04500), with translation MVLPHITFKKGEKEREKPSTVLSPTPIAVSNHQSTPSTSSTVGSPTSKYHPSWLLRRKLSVSSKRTDAHDNPLSDAEPPLTASSSSSFGVQSGFFPEVEESESGSNHKDRARIFPSRPISESRSRDGNTGDRPSSSSKKANCIYSRQTHDGDATVRVPTPLEAMEDVIETDVFGVSESMGALGLTKNVKREVNVKIADDQDALVNYMSLHRRPPTPPLTLSKIPLAVSPIAYPTALSPPRRSISQSPGAAQHKLRKQKPETPPSISHALTRGVNMPNADLSDNRYLRSTSPSPSPASYRTSPRPHNQPQLPRVPVVTTEWLKRKPSTGRLRHNTSLSVDNIPIPPSHPMASTVTPPRPVQNGEKPKVLDESPQIEQRIFSSNRNRMVSHSSSTNSDTDGVLSSDGEIGFSSPRRILHATTPSRSITKPSGNSSDKGYEVKITCMDDRADNEEMQWRVTIRRPSSKNSLHHSTSPLQLSTATSLLQAPATASSVNLSLSLDKPTGKLVFISFPMDIHATPTTRRRGSHSQPPALTQTNTASPKNTFGPNYRPVTPPPIPSTMGATTSRRRLDVKSPL, from the exons ATGGTTCTTCCTCACATAACGTTCAAGAAGGGcgagaaggaaagagaaaaacCCTCCACTGTCCTCTCACCTACGCCAATAGCAGTATCAAATCACCAATCAACCCCATCGACGTCGTCCACTGTTGGTTCGCCAACGTCCAAATATCATCCATCATGGCTTCTTCGGCGCAAACTGAGTGTCAGCTCAAAAAGGACAGATGCGCATGATAATCCTTTAAGCGATGCTGAACCACCACTTACTGCCAGCAGCTCCAGCTCTTTTGGCGTCCAGTCAGGATTCTTTCCGGAAGTCGAGGAGTCGGAGAGCGGCAGCAATCACAAAGATCGGGCCAGAATATTTCCTAGTAGACCTATTAGTGAGAGTCGATCTCGCGACGGCAATACTGGTGACAGACCGTCATCGTCATCCAAAAAAGCGAATTGTATTTATTCGAGGCAGACGCATGACGGAGACGCCACTGTGCGAGTGCCGACTCCATTAGAGGCCATGGAAGATGTCATCGAAACCGATGTCTTCGGAGTATCTGAGAGCATGGGCGCCTTAGGGCTAACTAAAAATGTTAAGCGAG AAGTGAATGTTAAAATTGCAGACGATCAAGATGCCTTGGTTAATTACATGTCGTTGCACCGACGTCCCCCAACACCTCCTCTCACGCTCAGCAAAATACCCTTAGCAGTCTCCCCTATCGCCTACCCTACCGCTCTCTCCCCTCCCCGCCGTTCTATATCTCAGTCTCCTGGGGCTGCGCAACACAAGCTTCGTAAACAAAAACCGGAGACTCCCCCTAGCATTTCCCATGCCCTTACAAGAGGAGTGAACATGCCGAATGCTGACTTATCAGATAATCGATATCTCAGGTCAACTTCTCCCTCCCCTTCTCCAGCCTCTTATCGTACATCACCGAGGCCTCACAACCAACCCCAGTTGCCTCGTGTACCTGTTGTAACGACCGAGTGGCTTAAGCGTAAACCTTCTACAGGCCGGTTACGTCACAATACTTCATTGTCTGTAGATAACATACCTATTCCGCCTTCTCATCCAATGGCAAGTACCGTTACACCACCCCGGCCTGTTCAAAATGGAGAAAAGCCCAAAGTGTTAGATGAATCGCCTCAAATTGAGCAGAGAATTTTTTCTTCTAACCGTAATCGCATGGTATCCCACTCGTCTTCGACCAATTCTGACACCGACGGAGTGTTATCTTCGGACGGAGAGATTGGATTTTCAAGTCCTCGGCGTATTCTCCATGCAACAACACCCTCAAGATCCATAACAAAACCTTCCGGTAACAGTTCTGACAAAGGTTATGAGGTTAAGATCACTTGCATGGATGATCGGGCAGATAACGAAGAGATGCAATGGCGGGTCACTATTCGCCGACCGTCATCCAAAAATTCTTTGCACCATTCGACAAGTCCTCTCCAGCTGAGTACCGCTACAAGTTTATTACAAGCACCGGCTACAGCCAGTTCGGTCAATCTCAGTTTATCACTAGATAAACCTACGGGTAAGCTGGTGTTTATCAGCTTCCCCATGGATATTCACGCTACTCCAACTACAAGGCGAAGAGGTTCGCACTCCCAGCCACCCGCTTTGACACAGACAAACACAGCTTCACCCAAAAATACGTTTGGGCCGAACTATCGCCCAGTCACCCCTCCTCCGATTCCTAGTACAATGGGGGCTACCACATCGAGGCGTCGTCTGGACGTAAAAAGCCCGCTCTAA